A portion of the Thermoplasmatales archaeon genome contains these proteins:
- a CDS encoding RNA 2'-phosphotransferase: MIGICEQHGFYRGEDCPYCKRKGKFLMNDKEAKKLSSLMVGILRHFPQNFDLEIDKKGWIEIDKMAEAIKNKVEGFYWVRRKHIEAVAATDEKGRYQIKDGKIRATYAHTIDVDLSDLPDADVDELYYPVTEEELEIVLEQGLLPVDRNKVHLSGSIEKATEAGKRRCENPVILKIDVKKALEDGLKIKKAGNEVYIADKVDGKYISKVG; encoded by the coding sequence ATGATAGGAATATGCGAGCAGCACGGCTTTTATAGGGGCGAGGATTGCCCTTACTGCAAGAGGAAAGGAAAATTTTTGATGAATGATAAAGAAGCAAAAAAATTGAGCAGTTTGATGGTTGGTATTCTGCGGCATTTTCCACAAAATTTTGATTTAGAAATTGATAAAAAAGGATGGATAGAAATAGATAAGATGGCTGAAGCAATAAAAAATAAAGTGGAGGGATTTTACTGGGTTAGGAGGAAGCATATTGAGGCGGTTGCAGCAACTGATGAGAAAGGAAGATATCAGATAAAAGATGGAAAAATAAGAGCAACTTATGCTCATACAATAGATGTTGATTTATCAGATTTGCCAGATGCAGATGTTGATGAACTTTATTATCCTGTAACTGAAGAAGAACTGGAAATTGTGCTTGAGCAGGGACTGCTTCCAGTTGATAGAAATAAAGTTCATTTGAGTGGTAGCATAGAAAAAGCAACCGAAGCCGGCAAAAGAAGATGTGAAAATCCAGTTATACTTAAAATAGATGTAAAAAAAGCGCTGGAAGATGGGCTTAAAATAAAAAAAGCTGGAAATGAAGTATATATAGCAGATAAAGTAGATGGGAAATATATAAGCAAAGTAGGTTAG